A stretch of Spirosoma oryzicola DNA encodes these proteins:
- a CDS encoding sulfatase family protein — protein sequence MKYLAALIGVILIAALGLFSFQKEKPRPNILFILADDWSYPYASIYGDKSIRTPNLDRLAQHGTVFTNAYCASPSCTPSRAAMLTGRYPHNLGEGVNLCGRLDHSVPTYVQLLNKAGYAVAYDRKGWSPGDFRKMGYTQNPAGDSAVFETFIDKLPKGKPFFFWFGTNDPHRPFDQGSGKKAGIDPQKINLPKFLPDVPEVRGDVADYLGEVERFDREIGELLKKLESSGQLENTMIVVASDNGMPFPHAKANLYDYGTRVPLLISRFDKNGSQPKRNDSFVNLLDLMPTFLDWAGVQQRPELDGMSLLPVLNGQQAVHRSEVFLERERHCLCRAEFDYGAGYPMRAIRTKEYLYIRNFRPDRMPAGDETIPGTPSVFGDVDGGPTKVYMMDHRNEPAVKTLFALGFEKRPADELYILKDDPYNMRNQTSNPKYAVVKKGLQQRLDTWMQAENDPRRQGGGDKIDKYESTTHAWITRTGIIFWD from the coding sequence ATGAAATACCTGGCCGCTCTGATTGGGGTGATTTTGATTGCCGCTCTTGGCCTCTTTTCATTCCAAAAAGAGAAACCAAGACCTAACATCCTGTTTATTCTGGCCGATGACTGGAGTTATCCGTATGCCAGTATCTACGGCGACAAGTCGATTCGAACCCCTAATCTGGACCGGCTGGCTCAGCACGGAACCGTTTTTACCAACGCTTACTGCGCTTCGCCATCCTGCACCCCCTCGCGGGCGGCTATGCTGACCGGACGGTATCCGCACAACCTGGGTGAAGGCGTTAATCTGTGTGGACGGCTGGATCACAGCGTTCCAACCTACGTTCAGTTATTGAACAAAGCGGGCTACGCTGTGGCGTACGACCGTAAAGGCTGGTCTCCCGGCGATTTTCGAAAGATGGGCTATACCCAAAATCCCGCTGGCGATTCGGCAGTATTCGAGACGTTTATAGACAAGCTACCCAAGGGAAAGCCGTTCTTTTTCTGGTTCGGCACCAACGACCCGCACCGCCCTTTCGATCAGGGAAGCGGCAAGAAAGCGGGTATCGATCCTCAAAAAATTAACCTGCCCAAGTTTTTGCCGGATGTGCCGGAAGTGAGAGGGGATGTGGCCGATTACCTGGGCGAAGTAGAGCGGTTTGACCGGGAAATTGGCGAGTTGCTCAAAAAACTGGAAAGCTCGGGTCAGCTGGAAAACACGATGATTGTCGTCGCGTCGGACAATGGCATGCCTTTTCCGCACGCCAAAGCCAATCTGTACGACTACGGCACGCGCGTTCCGCTGCTCATCAGCCGCTTCGACAAAAACGGGAGTCAGCCGAAACGCAATGACTCGTTTGTCAATCTGCTTGATTTGATGCCAACGTTTCTGGATTGGGCGGGCGTTCAGCAGCGGCCCGAACTGGATGGAATGAGTTTGCTGCCCGTATTGAACGGTCAGCAAGCGGTTCATCGGTCGGAGGTGTTTCTTGAACGAGAGCGGCATTGTTTGTGCCGGGCCGAATTTGACTACGGAGCCGGGTATCCGATGCGCGCCATCCGGACGAAAGAGTATCTGTACATTCGAAACTTCCGACCCGACCGAATGCCTGCGGGCGACGAAACGATTCCGGGAACGCCTTCCGTATTCGGTGATGTGGACGGTGGTCCGACGAAAGTGTACATGATGGATCATCGCAATGAGCCAGCGGTTAAGACACTGTTTGCGCTAGGATTCGAGAAGCGCCCCGCCGATGAGCTGTATATCCTGAAAGACGATCCGTACAATATGCGTAATCAGACCAGCAATCCAAAATACGCGGTAGTCAAGAAAGGATTGCAGCAGCGGCTGGATACCTGGATGCAGGCCGAGAACGATCCGCGTCGGCAGGGCGGTGGTGATAAGATCGACAAGTACGAATCGACAACCCACGCCTGGATAACCCGAACGGGTATCATTTTCTGGGACTAG
- a CDS encoding bifunctional 4-hydroxy-2-oxoglutarate aldolase/2-dehydro-3-deoxy-phosphogluconate aldolase → MARIPRLTLYQTIRQTPLVPVFYHPDDEVCLGVVSACYRAGVRAFEFTNRGDFAHERFANLSRICAREFPGLALGAGTVLDAPTAALYLQLGADFIVGPTFSEEVARLCNRRKVAYMPGCATLTEITTAHEWGVEVVKIFPGEVLGPQFIRSLSGPLPFASAMVTGGVEPNRESLSKWFGAGVVAVGMGSQLFPKDVLANRAFDKIEATVSDVLRIIAEL, encoded by the coding sequence ATGGCCCGCATTCCCCGACTAACGCTTTATCAAACCATCCGTCAGACCCCGCTTGTTCCCGTCTTTTACCATCCCGACGATGAAGTCTGTCTGGGTGTCGTGTCAGCCTGTTACCGGGCGGGTGTTCGGGCGTTCGAATTCACCAACCGGGGCGATTTTGCCCACGAACGTTTTGCGAACCTGAGCCGGATTTGTGCCCGCGAGTTTCCCGGTCTGGCACTTGGTGCCGGTACCGTACTGGACGCGCCAACGGCTGCGCTTTATCTGCAACTCGGTGCTGACTTCATTGTCGGTCCAACTTTCAGTGAAGAAGTTGCCCGGCTGTGCAACCGTCGAAAAGTGGCTTACATGCCTGGTTGCGCGACATTAACCGAAATTACTACCGCTCACGAATGGGGCGTTGAAGTGGTCAAGATCTTTCCGGGAGAGGTGTTGGGACCTCAATTTATTCGGAGCCTAAGCGGACCGCTGCCGTTTGCCAGTGCGATGGTAACGGGTGGCGTTGAACCCAACCGGGAAAGCCTATCCAAGTGGTTCGGTGCGGGTGTTGTCGCCGTTGGGATGGGTTCACAGCTTTTCCCAAAAGATGTACTAGCAAACCGTGCGTTTGATAAAATAGAGGCTACAGTTAGCGATGTACTGCGTATTATTGCTGAATTGTGA
- a CDS encoding tagaturonate reductase: MSKLNRSTHPAPVFPEKVLQFGTGVLLRGLPDYLVQKANAEGRFNGSIVVVKSTDSQTSEFSDQDNLYTVAVRGVQQGENVAETTIVSAISRVMAAQTQWNEILMLARNPKLQIIISNTTEVGLNYTEESIFQHPPQSFPAKLTAFLYERFRSVGGSKAKGLVVIPTELVTDNGLILREAVEKLAQFNELGKLFTKWLKFHVRFCNSLVDRIVTRPTDEAKQELQQELGYEDDLLTFTEPYHLWAIEGDDRVRETLSFVDGSTPQVIIDEDINFYKERKLRVLNGTHTLTMPLGYLLGLETVADEMKHPAMSKFVESLMLKEIVPTVPDYGVPGMDKADVAQFAHDVLDRFRNPYLDHLLLNISLQETAKMQARNVATIQRYYEQFNAVPKFIALGFAAYLRFMKAVRQEEGQFFGEIAVGGGVLNYPIRDERAGYYYGDWQTVKENDSATVFSFVKSVLSDKSLWQADLTTLPGFTEAVADYLNEILEAGAEAVLNKAVSE; the protein is encoded by the coding sequence ATGTCAAAACTCAACCGTTCGACGCATCCCGCTCCTGTTTTTCCGGAAAAGGTCTTACAGTTCGGTACAGGCGTCCTATTGCGTGGCCTGCCCGATTATTTAGTGCAAAAAGCCAATGCTGAAGGTCGATTCAACGGCTCGATTGTCGTCGTTAAATCAACCGATAGTCAAACCAGCGAATTTTCGGATCAGGATAATCTGTACACCGTGGCCGTTCGGGGTGTTCAGCAAGGTGAAAACGTAGCCGAAACAACGATTGTGTCGGCGATCAGCCGGGTGATGGCGGCTCAGACCCAGTGGAATGAGATTTTGATGCTGGCTCGAAACCCAAAGTTGCAGATCATCATTTCCAATACCACCGAGGTAGGCTTAAACTATACCGAAGAAAGTATCTTCCAGCATCCTCCCCAATCGTTTCCGGCGAAGTTGACGGCCTTTCTGTACGAACGATTCCGTAGCGTAGGCGGCTCGAAAGCCAAAGGTCTGGTAGTTATTCCAACGGAGCTGGTCACCGACAATGGTTTGATCCTTCGCGAAGCCGTGGAAAAACTGGCTCAATTCAACGAGTTGGGCAAGCTGTTTACGAAGTGGCTTAAGTTTCACGTTCGCTTTTGTAACTCGCTGGTTGACCGCATTGTCACGCGCCCAACCGACGAAGCTAAGCAGGAACTTCAACAGGAGCTTGGCTATGAAGACGACCTGCTGACGTTTACGGAACCGTATCACCTGTGGGCTATCGAAGGCGACGACCGCGTTCGGGAAACGCTAAGCTTCGTGGACGGAAGTACGCCACAAGTAATTATTGACGAGGATATTAATTTTTACAAAGAGCGTAAGTTACGGGTACTGAACGGTACACACACGCTCACCATGCCACTGGGCTACCTGCTCGGTTTGGAAACGGTAGCGGATGAGATGAAGCACCCGGCAATGAGCAAATTTGTCGAGTCGTTGATGCTCAAAGAGATCGTGCCGACCGTCCCAGATTACGGCGTTCCGGGTATGGACAAAGCCGATGTTGCCCAGTTCGCTCACGATGTACTGGATCGGTTCCGCAATCCGTACCTCGATCACCTGCTGCTGAACATTTCGCTTCAGGAAACGGCAAAGATGCAGGCTCGAAACGTAGCGACCATTCAACGGTACTACGAACAGTTCAATGCGGTGCCCAAATTTATAGCGTTGGGTTTCGCGGCTTACCTGCGTTTTATGAAGGCCGTACGGCAGGAAGAAGGCCAGTTCTTTGGCGAGATTGCCGTCGGTGGTGGGGTACTCAACTACCCGATCCGCGACGAACGCGCTGGTTATTACTACGGCGACTGGCAGACCGTCAAGGAAAATGATTCCGCAACCGTTTTTTCGTTTGTCAAAAGCGTACTGTCCGACAAATCGCTCTGGCAGGCCGATCTGACAACGTTGCCGGGCTTCACCGAAGCGGTGGCTGACTACCTGAACGAGATTCTCGAAGCGGGTGCCGAAGCGGTGCTCAACAAAGCCGTATCGGAATAA
- a CDS encoding glycerophosphodiester phosphodiesterase — translation MVNFRITVLNLLLTSCLSHLAANAQHTLSLSNYTYSPTQTAVGTLRATGPVSRLSLRGPNAGLFTLNKSNQLAISPKAAKTATPWYDLIVEGQTASGSVRDTFRIVKDEFIRNQVIAHRGAWKQTKTSENSITALQNAIRLGCMGSEFDVHMSADSVLFVNHDATIQGLAIEKTPSSELAKIKLSNGEPLPTLEAYLTEGMKQNRTRLILEIKTSTMGKERSMALTERVLQTVNQLKAQAWVDYIAFDYDVCKKVKALNPDARVAYLYGDKSPEQLAADNLFGLDYHFSVLKKNEDWIADAQKRHLTVNVWTVNDRETLMWFLERHADFITTNEPELLLSLLAN, via the coding sequence ATGGTCAATTTTCGAATTACTGTACTCAATTTACTGCTCACTAGCTGCTTAAGTCACTTGGCTGCCAACGCTCAGCACACCTTATCGCTCTCCAATTATACGTATTCGCCCACACAAACGGCGGTAGGGACGCTTCGGGCTACTGGTCCGGTAAGTCGTCTGAGCCTGCGGGGGCCTAATGCGGGTTTATTCACCCTGAACAAAAGCAATCAGCTGGCTATTTCGCCGAAAGCCGCGAAAACGGCCACGCCCTGGTACGATCTTATCGTTGAAGGACAAACGGCTTCTGGTAGCGTGCGCGATACGTTTCGGATTGTGAAAGATGAATTTATCCGCAATCAGGTAATTGCACACCGGGGAGCCTGGAAACAAACCAAGACAAGTGAAAACTCGATTACGGCGCTACAAAATGCGATTCGGCTAGGCTGCATGGGTAGCGAGTTCGACGTGCACATGTCCGCCGATTCGGTGTTGTTCGTCAATCACGACGCGACCATTCAAGGGCTTGCTATCGAGAAAACGCCTTCTTCGGAACTGGCTAAAATCAAACTCAGCAACGGAGAGCCCCTGCCCACGCTGGAAGCTTATCTGACCGAAGGCATGAAACAAAACCGTACCCGGCTGATTCTGGAAATAAAAACATCGACAATGGGGAAAGAACGGTCGATGGCGTTGACGGAGCGTGTCCTGCAAACCGTAAACCAATTAAAAGCGCAGGCCTGGGTCGATTACATCGCTTTCGATTATGACGTTTGTAAGAAAGTGAAAGCGCTTAATCCGGATGCACGGGTTGCTTACCTGTACGGCGACAAATCACCGGAGCAACTGGCTGCCGACAATCTGTTTGGCTTAGATTACCACTTCAGTGTACTAAAGAAAAACGAAGACTGGATAGCCGACGCGCAAAAGCGTCACCTGACAGTTAACGTCTGGACCGTGAATGATCGGGAAACGTTGATGTGGTTTTTGGAGCGGCACGCTGATTTCATCACCACCAACGAACCGGAATTATTGCTATCGCTACTTGCCAATTAG
- a CDS encoding ADP-ribosylglycohydrolase family protein encodes MKKLLLSGILLASLSGAVPPVKKSKTPPKSVTMAKTAIQDKIKGGWAGQLIGCTFGGPTEFQYNGTMINDYQPIPWYDGYIKHTMLNNPGLYDDIYMDLTFVDVFEQKGLDAPVDEHAKAYANAGYMLWHANQAGRYNLLNGLKAPESGHWLNNPHADDIDFQIEADFSGLMAPGMPNSAVQIGDPIGHIMNYGDGWYGGAFVGAMYSLAFVSNDVNYVVKEALKTIPAQSTFYQCIADVIKWHEQYPTDWKRNWFEIQKKWSDEIGCPEGVFHALDIDAKINAAYIVLGLLYGGGDFTKTMEISTRAGQDSDCNPSSAGGILGTMLGYDKIPGYWKQGLREAEDIDFKYTTLSLNDVYALSLKHALQVVERNGGKINGDQVTIAVQTPKTVRLEQAFTGHYPVRVTPIRKSLENEYTTEFDGIGFVIRGEAKPKNRSNWGYESTFAFNAELYVDDKKIETAKLPVNFIHRRYDLFWKYQLPKGKHTVRVKLLNPDAEHVVSMTDLLVYSDQPVKSKL; translated from the coding sequence ATGAAAAAGTTACTGTTATCGGGTATCCTGCTCGCTTCATTGTCGGGCGCTGTACCACCAGTTAAGAAATCGAAAACCCCTCCTAAATCGGTAACGATGGCTAAAACGGCCATTCAGGATAAGATCAAAGGCGGTTGGGCCGGGCAACTGATTGGCTGCACATTTGGCGGGCCGACCGAGTTTCAGTACAACGGCACGATGATCAACGACTATCAGCCCATTCCGTGGTACGACGGCTACATCAAGCACACAATGCTGAACAATCCGGGCCTTTACGACGACATTTACATGGATCTGACGTTCGTGGATGTGTTTGAACAGAAAGGTCTTGATGCACCGGTTGATGAACATGCGAAAGCGTATGCCAACGCGGGATACATGCTCTGGCACGCGAATCAGGCGGGGCGATACAATCTGCTGAATGGTCTTAAAGCACCCGAGTCGGGTCACTGGCTGAACAACCCCCACGCCGACGATATTGATTTTCAGATCGAAGCGGATTTTTCGGGTTTAATGGCTCCCGGAATGCCCAATTCCGCCGTTCAGATTGGCGATCCCATCGGGCACATTATGAACTACGGCGACGGCTGGTACGGGGGCGCGTTTGTCGGGGCTATGTATTCGCTGGCGTTTGTTTCCAACGATGTCAATTACGTTGTCAAAGAAGCGTTGAAGACCATTCCGGCGCAGAGTACCTTTTACCAGTGCATTGCCGATGTCATCAAATGGCATGAGCAGTACCCCACTGACTGGAAACGCAACTGGTTTGAAATCCAGAAAAAATGGTCGGATGAAATCGGCTGTCCCGAAGGCGTGTTTCATGCCCTTGACATTGACGCAAAAATCAATGCCGCTTACATCGTTCTCGGCTTACTGTACGGCGGGGGCGATTTCACCAAAACGATGGAAATCAGCACCCGCGCTGGTCAGGACTCGGATTGCAATCCATCCTCGGCGGGGGGTATTTTGGGAACGATGCTCGGCTATGACAAAATTCCGGGTTACTGGAAACAAGGCTTGCGGGAAGCCGAAGACATTGATTTCAAATACACAACCCTATCGCTCAACGATGTGTACGCGCTAAGCCTGAAACACGCGCTCCAGGTTGTTGAACGGAACGGCGGTAAAATCAACGGCGATCAGGTAACAATTGCGGTCCAGACGCCCAAAACTGTTCGACTCGAACAGGCGTTTACGGGTCATTATCCGGTGCGGGTTACGCCCATTCGTAAAAGCCTGGAGAACGAATACACGACTGAATTTGACGGCATCGGTTTTGTCATTCGGGGCGAGGCAAAACCAAAGAACCGGAGTAACTGGGGCTACGAAAGCACATTTGCCTTTAATGCCGAACTTTACGTTGACGACAAAAAGATTGAAACCGCTAAACTGCCCGTTAATTTTATCCATCGTCGCTATGATCTATTTTGGAAGTATCAGCTCCCCAAAGGCAAACATACGGTGCGGGTTAAGTTGCTGAATCCAGATGCCGAACACGTGGTTTCTATGACGGACCTGCTCGTTTACAGCGATCAGCCCGTTAAGTCGAAATTATAG
- a CDS encoding cation:proton antiporter, translated as MDLFTATSILVGLSALLSYINARFIRLPGTIGVVFLTLVLIISVVIIGSLSSGFAQLLIGITEQIDFTKTLLDVMLGFLLFAAALHFDLDDLKQQFRPVLVLSTVGVIFSTALFGVGFYFLTNLFNFPVPLMYCFLFGALISPTDPVAVGAILKDSPIPRRLETIITGESLFNDGVGLVLFISLQEVANPDVSFSFSDAVLLFCREVFGGISLGILMGLIAYRLIKASDDFHTVVLLSLAMVMIVSVIGNALHVSVPLAEVAAGLLLGSRLSGSSRTDTPKFYLDRFWHLMDEILNTILFVMIGLQIVVLPFIRDYLLIGLLTVVLAIVARSLSILLPYLLQFQLSRLKPGSLRILTWAGLRGGISVALALSLPDSPYRELILACCYSIVIFSIIGQGLTLKRVVSSATKNQAA; from the coding sequence ATGGATCTTTTCACTGCTACCAGCATACTGGTTGGACTTAGCGCGCTGCTTTCTTACATAAACGCCCGCTTTATACGACTTCCCGGAACCATTGGAGTTGTTTTCTTGACACTGGTTCTTATTATTTCGGTGGTGATCATCGGTAGCCTCTCGTCGGGGTTTGCCCAACTGCTGATTGGCATCACCGAGCAGATCGACTTTACTAAAACACTCCTCGATGTCATGCTGGGCTTCCTGCTCTTTGCCGCTGCGCTGCATTTTGACCTCGACGATCTGAAACAGCAATTCCGTCCGGTACTGGTCTTGAGTACCGTCGGGGTCATTTTTTCAACGGCTTTGTTTGGTGTTGGCTTTTACTTCCTGACCAACCTTTTTAATTTTCCCGTTCCGCTTATGTATTGTTTTCTGTTCGGTGCGCTCATTTCGCCTACCGATCCAGTAGCCGTTGGGGCCATTCTTAAAGATTCCCCTATTCCACGCCGACTGGAAACAATCATCACGGGCGAATCGCTGTTCAACGACGGTGTGGGCCTGGTGCTGTTTATCTCGTTGCAGGAAGTGGCCAACCCGGATGTTAGTTTTTCTTTCTCGGACGCTGTCCTGCTTTTCTGCCGTGAGGTATTCGGAGGCATATCGCTGGGTATCCTGATGGGGTTAATCGCTTACCGCCTGATCAAAGCGTCGGACGATTTCCACACGGTTGTTCTGTTATCGCTGGCAATGGTTATGATCGTTTCGGTTATAGGCAATGCCCTGCACGTATCAGTTCCTTTGGCCGAAGTAGCCGCTGGGTTGCTATTAGGAAGCCGCTTGTCAGGCTCGTCGCGCACTGACACCCCCAAGTTTTACCTGGATCGGTTCTGGCATTTGATGGATGAAATCCTTAACACGATACTGTTCGTAATGATTGGGCTGCAAATCGTGGTGCTTCCGTTCATCCGCGATTATCTGCTGATTGGCTTACTGACCGTAGTGCTGGCTATCGTAGCCCGGAGCCTCAGCATACTGCTGCCTTACCTATTACAGTTTCAACTGTCAAGACTCAAGCCCGGTAGCTTACGCATTCTTACCTGGGCAGGACTCCGGGGCGGCATATCCGTAGCACTGGCTTTGTCATTACCCGACTCGCCCTATCGCGAATTGATTCTGGCTTGCTGCTACAGCATTGTTATTTTCTCGATTATCGGTCAGGGACTTACACTGAAACGAGTGGTTAGCTCCGCCACAAAAAACCAGGCAGCTTAA
- a CDS encoding porin family protein, with amino-acid sequence MRQLLFLAFMFVSSVTVAQSLGPFKLNASLGYASPADRSGDKDGSKGGFVYSLEPQYEIGRHLDVGVRFEQAFIQRPEVLGNIIFFDSQAKSLMSGALTLTYTVGKSTAFRPYVGGGVGFYRAAASEQQVMGAVNTTLSYALPVTNKLGGLLRAGIKFWQFNVEAVYNFLDDTTVINEFTNAKLIGKNEYFSLKAGYTIGGKLH; translated from the coding sequence ATGCGTCAATTGCTTTTTCTTGCATTCATGTTTGTTTCATCCGTAACGGTTGCTCAATCGCTCGGTCCGTTTAAACTAAATGCCTCCCTAGGCTACGCTTCTCCGGCTGATCGGTCGGGCGATAAAGACGGGAGTAAAGGGGGATTTGTGTATAGCCTCGAACCGCAGTACGAAATCGGGCGACACCTCGATGTGGGTGTTCGATTCGAGCAGGCATTTATCCAGCGTCCCGAAGTACTGGGCAACATTATTTTCTTCGATTCGCAGGCAAAATCGCTTATGTCAGGTGCATTAACCTTGACTTATACGGTCGGAAAAAGCACGGCTTTTCGGCCGTACGTGGGCGGTGGTGTAGGCTTTTACAGGGCTGCGGCCAGTGAGCAGCAGGTGATGGGCGCGGTTAATACAACACTGTCCTATGCGTTACCGGTCACGAACAAGCTGGGTGGATTATTGCGGGCAGGTATTAAATTCTGGCAATTCAACGTTGAAGCCGTCTACAATTTTCTCGATGATACAACCGTTATCAACGAGTTTACGAACGCGAAACTGATTGGTAAAAATGAATATTTCAGCTTGAAAGCCGGTTATACAATAGGTGGCAAGTTGCACTAA
- the rbsK gene encoding ribokinase, translating into MPDQILVIGSSNTDMVVKAEKLPAPGETVMGGTFLMNPGGKGANQAVAAARLVEASKGGSVTFVAKVGNDIFGKQALDGFEREGINTTYVQTDSDHPSGVALINVDASGENSITVAPGANANLLPEETEAALQSAEPGALVLLQLEIPLPTVEYVVRRASERGLRVILNPAPAQTLPPDLFPHLFLITPNETEAELLTGVRVVDLATAEKAAQKLQEMGVSNVVITLGSKGAYLTTDSQSGQLVETPVVKAIDTTAAGDCFNGALTVALSEGKTLADAVTFACRAASVSVTRMGAQASAPYRHELEPLLSK; encoded by the coding sequence ATGCCAGATCAGATTCTTGTCATTGGAAGCTCAAACACCGACATGGTCGTAAAGGCCGAAAAACTACCCGCGCCGGGCGAAACCGTCATGGGGGGTACATTTTTAATGAATCCCGGTGGCAAGGGGGCCAATCAGGCTGTAGCAGCTGCCCGACTGGTTGAGGCTTCGAAGGGAGGTTCGGTAACGTTTGTTGCGAAAGTAGGCAACGACATTTTCGGCAAACAGGCCCTTGACGGATTCGAGCGGGAAGGCATCAACACAACCTATGTACAAACCGATAGCGATCATCCGTCAGGGGTAGCCCTGATCAACGTCGATGCATCCGGCGAAAACAGCATTACGGTAGCTCCGGGCGCGAATGCCAATCTGCTCCCGGAAGAAACCGAAGCCGCCTTGCAGTCGGCAGAACCCGGCGCGCTGGTATTACTTCAGCTGGAAATTCCGCTGCCGACTGTCGAATACGTCGTTCGGAGAGCGTCTGAGCGAGGTTTGCGCGTCATTCTGAATCCGGCCCCCGCCCAGACGCTGCCACCTGATTTATTTCCGCATTTGTTCCTGATTACGCCCAACGAAACCGAAGCCGAACTGCTAACGGGCGTTCGGGTAGTTGATCTTGCTACCGCCGAAAAAGCAGCGCAAAAGCTCCAGGAAATGGGCGTTTCCAACGTGGTTATTACCCTCGGCTCAAAAGGAGCTTACCTAACTACCGACAGCCAGTCCGGCCAGCTCGTCGAAACGCCCGTTGTCAAAGCAATTGACACAACCGCTGCGGGAGATTGCTTCAACGGAGCATTGACGGTAGCTTTATCCGAAGGAAAAACGCTGGCGGATGCTGTAACATTTGCCTGCCGGGCGGCTTCCGTATCAGTTACACGCATGGGCGCTCAGGCATCGGCCCCGTACCGACACGAACTGGAACCACTACTGAGCAAGTAG
- a CDS encoding DMT family transporter, which translates to MNYLYVFFAFLVGLAITVQAGVNANLRQAMANPILAAAISFGSGFIVLVLLLLASGSSVPSLDTVKQVSWWKWMGGAMGALYMITVIVSVPKIGTANLVSLSVAGQLLAAVVLDHYGLMGFALHPANGWRLAGLVLIMAGVLLVVRN; encoded by the coding sequence ATGAATTACCTCTACGTTTTTTTTGCTTTTCTGGTCGGTCTGGCGATTACCGTCCAAGCGGGTGTTAATGCCAATCTACGTCAGGCGATGGCCAACCCCATTCTGGCGGCTGCAATCTCGTTCGGTTCTGGATTCATTGTACTGGTGTTGCTTCTACTGGCATCGGGCAGTTCGGTACCTTCGCTGGATACCGTCAAGCAGGTAAGCTGGTGGAAATGGATGGGCGGAGCGATGGGGGCGCTATACATGATCACGGTGATTGTCAGTGTACCCAAAATTGGAACGGCCAATCTGGTTAGTCTGAGTGTCGCGGGTCAATTGCTGGCTGCCGTAGTGCTGGATCATTACGGATTGATGGGTTTTGCACTACACCCCGCCAACGGCTGGCGACTAGCCGGACTGGTGCTGATTATGGCGGGCGTGTTACTGGTTGTCCGAAACTAA